One genomic window of Polyangium aurulentum includes the following:
- a CDS encoding SDR family oxidoreductase, with protein sequence MKQPTEMKDPKDLEQKPPFPKQEQDRPGKEAEMTPKADHGETSYKGLGRLKDRVALITGGDSGIGRAVAIAFAREGADVAIGYLNEHEDAKETKRLVEEAGRKSLTLAGDLADEAQCKKLIEETVRQFGRIDILVNNAAEQGKAVEKFEEISAERMERTFRVNIMAMFHLVRYALPHMKEGGAIINVASIQAYQPSAEILDYASTKGAIVTFSKGLAQSLIPRGIRVNTVAPGPVWTPLVIQSFPAEKNAEFGKDSPMERPAQPAELAPAFVFLASNDASYINGEVLGVTGGKPLG encoded by the coding sequence ATGAAGCAGCCGACCGAGATGAAGGACCCGAAGGACCTCGAGCAGAAGCCGCCGTTCCCCAAGCAGGAGCAGGACAGACCCGGCAAAGAGGCGGAGATGACGCCGAAGGCCGATCACGGCGAGACCTCGTACAAGGGCCTCGGGCGCCTGAAGGATCGGGTCGCGCTGATCACGGGCGGCGACAGCGGCATTGGTCGCGCGGTGGCGATCGCGTTCGCGCGCGAGGGCGCCGACGTGGCGATCGGATACCTGAACGAGCACGAGGACGCGAAGGAGACGAAGCGGCTCGTGGAGGAGGCGGGGCGCAAGTCGCTGACGCTCGCGGGCGATCTGGCGGACGAGGCGCAATGCAAGAAGCTCATCGAGGAGACGGTCCGTCAATTCGGCCGGATCGACATCCTGGTGAACAACGCGGCCGAGCAGGGCAAGGCCGTGGAGAAGTTCGAGGAGATCAGCGCCGAGCGGATGGAGCGGACGTTCCGCGTGAACATCATGGCGATGTTCCACCTCGTGCGGTACGCGCTGCCGCACATGAAGGAGGGCGGGGCGATCATCAACGTCGCGTCGATCCAGGCGTACCAGCCGAGCGCGGAGATCCTCGATTACGCGTCGACGAAGGGCGCGATCGTGACGTTCAGCAAGGGTCTCGCGCAATCGCTGATTCCGCGTGGGATCCGGGTGAACACGGTGGCGCCGGGGCCGGTGTGGACGCCGCTCGTGATTCAATCGTTCCCGGCCGAGAAGAACGCGGAGTTCGGGAAGGACTCGCCGATGGAGCGCCCGGCGCAGCCGGCGGAGCTGGCGCCCGCGTTCGTGTTTTTGGCGTCGAATGACGCGAGCTACATCAACGGCGAGGTGCTGGGGGTGACGGGAGGGAAGCCGCTCGGGTGA
- a CDS encoding PLP-dependent cysteine synthase family protein, whose protein sequence is MSRRAMKAWLARVSASTPTVPLYDKETGCTLWIKLEYMLPSGSTKDRVASFILGHAVESGVLQDDSLVVEASSGSTSIAFAMACAMIGVRFCAVMPEGVSGERVLIIRRYGGEVELTPAALGVSGAIDETRRMAAADRRVFLPRQFENPLNALAHQRNTGPELLAQVGTTIHGFVAGVGTGGTLVGIARALHEAGHPTCIGRPRPERGVCFEGEPEICGGIPGVVDGLSRILEEASLCGVEDIPIPDADAIRAARELAAHGFPVGPSSGLNFAAARRLARRLGPGHNVATVLCDRMERYFTTDLFRDLVGRDSATSWSEGPLSRR, encoded by the coding sequence ATGTCTCGACGCGCGATGAAAGCCTGGCTCGCCCGTGTCTCCGCGAGCACGCCGACGGTCCCCCTGTACGACAAGGAGACCGGCTGCACGCTGTGGATCAAGCTCGAATACATGCTCCCGAGCGGATCCACGAAGGACCGCGTCGCGAGCTTCATCCTCGGCCACGCCGTCGAGAGCGGCGTGCTCCAGGACGACAGCCTCGTCGTCGAGGCCTCGAGCGGATCGACCTCGATCGCGTTCGCCATGGCCTGCGCGATGATCGGCGTCCGCTTCTGCGCGGTCATGCCCGAGGGCGTGAGCGGCGAGCGCGTGCTCATCATCCGCCGCTACGGCGGCGAGGTCGAGCTCACCCCCGCAGCGCTGGGCGTGAGCGGCGCGATCGACGAGACGCGCCGCATGGCCGCCGCCGATCGCCGCGTCTTTCTCCCCCGCCAGTTCGAGAATCCCCTGAACGCCCTCGCCCACCAGCGCAACACCGGCCCCGAGCTGCTCGCGCAGGTCGGCACCACGATCCACGGCTTCGTCGCGGGCGTGGGCACCGGCGGCACGCTCGTCGGCATCGCGCGCGCGCTGCACGAGGCCGGGCACCCCACGTGTATCGGCCGCCCGCGCCCCGAGCGCGGCGTCTGCTTCGAGGGCGAGCCCGAGATCTGCGGCGGCATCCCCGGCGTCGTCGACGGCCTGTCGCGCATCCTCGAGGAGGCCTCGCTCTGCGGCGTCGAAGACATCCCCATCCCCGACGCCGACGCCATCCGCGCCGCCCGCGAGCTCGCCGCGCACGGCTTCCCGGTCGGACCTTCGAGCGGCCTCAACTTCGCCGCGGCCCGCCGCCTCGCGCGCCGCCTCGGCCCGGGGCACAACGTGGCCACGGTTCTCTGCGACCGCATGGAGCGCTACTTCACGACCGATCTGTTCCGCGACCTCGTGGGCCGGGACAGCGCGACGTCGTGGAGCGAGGGGCCGCTTTCACGCCGCTGA
- a CDS encoding serine/threonine-protein kinase — MSTPGQRGSPPASSPYAPGSVIASKYRLVEIVGEGGMGTVWLARNETLDVEVALKLIRHDTATAETEERLLQEARAAARIDHPSIVRIFDFGETDRGDPFFVMELLRGESLRDLFRKEKRLSGEAAIEILLPVASALAAAHGKGIVHRDLKPENVLLTRDERGTVLPKVVDFGLAKVHDFDRRLTQGGTILGSPDYMSPEQARGRGDLDARTDIWALAVLLYEAVAGKVPFGGANYNALLLSIIEDPPAPWDAGVGDPALFRLVARGLEKDREARWPSMEAFGTALVEWALERGIETDITGTSLAMHWLKQPPRRSLTSAPTMDSMPRAVSTPIVRGLREQQESRASVPTDPDAAVDPKFATAETVQIQPVKAAEVPRARRLAAPLALGALVLGGALVFLFQRPPHVPQTPAPPAPVNASPSVAEAPALTAAPTSTLAPSRPVAAHPAASDPNACAMAQFAPDAFDPSSREFGWMCAETDPRRGATRLKGQVVHAGLNGRVTEAMREWSVLQWYELAAFTVVRARCCPHPARLSLPTIGSCGAIDQALEDIATAATSGGDVEPALGRYRAAVQCAIHSGTTTDLYAYEERLNDSGEAALRKILSRGRPAP; from the coding sequence ATGTCGACCCCCGGTCAGCGCGGATCGCCCCCGGCCTCGAGCCCCTACGCACCGGGCAGCGTCATCGCCTCGAAATACCGGCTCGTCGAGATCGTCGGCGAGGGCGGCATGGGCACCGTCTGGCTCGCCCGCAACGAGACGCTCGACGTCGAGGTCGCGCTCAAGCTCATCCGCCACGACACGGCCACGGCCGAGACCGAGGAGCGCCTGCTGCAGGAGGCCCGCGCCGCCGCGCGCATCGATCACCCGTCGATCGTGCGCATCTTCGATTTCGGCGAGACCGATCGCGGCGATCCCTTCTTCGTGATGGAGCTTCTGCGCGGCGAGTCGCTGCGCGATCTGTTCCGCAAGGAGAAGCGCCTGTCGGGCGAGGCCGCGATCGAGATCCTCCTGCCCGTCGCGAGCGCGCTCGCCGCCGCGCACGGCAAGGGCATCGTTCACCGCGATTTGAAGCCGGAAAATGTGCTGCTCACGCGCGACGAGCGCGGCACGGTGCTGCCCAAGGTCGTCGACTTCGGCCTCGCCAAGGTGCACGACTTCGATCGTCGCCTCACGCAGGGCGGCACGATCCTCGGCAGCCCCGACTACATGTCGCCCGAGCAGGCGCGCGGCCGGGGCGACCTCGACGCGCGCACCGACATCTGGGCGCTCGCGGTCCTGCTTTACGAGGCCGTTGCGGGGAAGGTGCCGTTCGGGGGCGCGAACTACAACGCGCTGCTCCTGTCGATCATCGAGGATCCGCCCGCGCCCTGGGACGCGGGCGTCGGGGATCCTGCGCTCTTCCGCCTCGTCGCGCGGGGGCTCGAGAAGGATCGGGAGGCGCGCTGGCCGAGCATGGAGGCCTTTGGAACCGCGCTCGTCGAGTGGGCGCTCGAGCGCGGCATCGAGACGGACATCACCGGCACCTCGCTCGCGATGCACTGGCTGAAGCAGCCGCCGCGGCGATCGCTCACCTCGGCGCCTACCATGGACAGCATGCCGCGCGCGGTCTCGACGCCCATCGTGCGGGGGTTGCGCGAGCAGCAGGAGAGCCGCGCGAGCGTCCCGACCGACCCCGACGCGGCCGTCGACCCGAAGTTCGCGACCGCGGAGACGGTGCAGATCCAGCCCGTGAAGGCGGCCGAGGTTCCTCGCGCGCGGCGGCTCGCAGCGCCTCTCGCCCTCGGCGCGCTCGTGCTCGGAGGGGCCCTGGTTTTTCTCTTCCAGAGGCCTCCGCACGTGCCCCAGACGCCCGCGCCGCCCGCGCCCGTGAACGCGAGCCCGAGCGTGGCCGAGGCGCCGGCGCTCACGGCCGCGCCGACCTCGACGCTCGCGCCCTCGCGGCCCGTGGCGGCTCACCCGGCCGCGTCCGATCCGAACGCTTGCGCGATGGCGCAGTTTGCCCCGGATGCGTTCGATCCGAGCTCGCGCGAGTTTGGCTGGATGTGCGCCGAGACCGATCCGCGCCGGGGGGCGACGCGCCTCAAAGGGCAGGTCGTGCATGCGGGGCTGAACGGGCGCGTGACCGAGGCGATGCGCGAATGGAGCGTGTTGCAATGGTACGAGCTGGCGGCCTTCACGGTCGTGCGCGCGCGCTGCTGCCCCCACCCCGCGCGGCTCAGCCTGCCCACCATCGGATCGTGCGGGGCCATCGATCAAGCGCTCGAGGACATCGCGACGGCTGCGACGAGCGGGGGCGACGTCGAGCCCGCGCTCGGGCGCTATCGTGCGGCCGTGCAATGCGCCATCCATAGCGGAACGACGACCGATCTCTACGCTTACGAGGAGCGACTGAACGACAGCGGGGAGGCCGCGCTGCGCAAGATCCTCTCGCGCGGCCGCCCCGCGCCTTGA
- the ybaK gene encoding Cys-tRNA(Pro) deacylase, protein MKTNAARILDALGVRYELRAYEVDPDDLTAETVARKIGLPLDQVWKTLVARGDRTGVLLAVVAGNAQLDLKALARLAGDRKVDTVPLKEVQPLTGYIRGGVTALGAKKDYPVFVDETIELFDVVSISAGMRGLQILLAPSDYLRVVKATVGPISH, encoded by the coding sequence ATGAAGACCAATGCGGCGAGGATCCTGGACGCGCTCGGGGTTCGCTACGAGCTACGTGCGTACGAGGTAGACCCTGACGATCTGACGGCCGAGACGGTCGCCCGCAAGATCGGGCTGCCGCTCGATCAGGTGTGGAAGACGCTCGTGGCCCGCGGCGATCGCACGGGCGTGCTGCTCGCCGTCGTGGCGGGCAATGCCCAGCTCGATCTGAAGGCGCTCGCGCGGCTGGCCGGCGATCGCAAGGTGGACACCGTCCCGTTGAAGGAGGTCCAGCCGCTCACGGGCTACATTCGCGGCGGCGTGACCGCGCTCGGCGCCAAGAAAGACTATCCGGTCTTCGTGGACGAGACGATCGAGCTGTTCGACGTGGTCTCGATATCGGCCGGCATGCGCGGGCTCCAGATCCTGCTCGCGCCCTCCGATTACCTGCGCGTCGTGAAGGCCACGGTCGGGCCCATTTCGCATTAG